The nucleotide window ACACAGCAACAACAAACATCATCCCATTCTGTAGGATCTACCCAGTCGGCATCCCAGTCTTCTGGTTCTCAATCATCCTCCTCCCAGTCACAGTCCTCAGACAGTGGTTCATCGGGAAGTGTGGGAGATGAAGCATCAGAAAGTTCCTCCACGCCGGGTGATAGTGGTGAAGGAAAAGCCTATGAAGTTACCCAACAGAGTTCTTCATCAGGAGCTTCTGAGTCAGGTCTTCCAATTGCAGCTATTGCAGGTGTAATCATACTGGTGGGTCTGATTGGATTTGGTTACTTCAAAGGAAACTTCAAAAGGGAATAAAGTCCTTTCCCTCATTTTTTTTCTTTTTTTAGCCCCTTATTATGATTAAAAATAATTTTTAAAGCCCAAAAAATAGTAAAAAAAATATATTATTGATTGATTTTCCTGTTTTTTATGAAGATTTTAATTTTTATTACGTTTTAGGCTAGAAATGGACCTTAAGTAATAATATAAAATTAATAAATAGTATTATATACAAGTAAATTAAAGATTAGTTCATAAAAATGGGGAGGTGGGAATTAAATAAGTTAAGGACTTATTCTGGCTAATAAAGTGATTTTTTGAATGGATTTTGAGTGAAAAATTAATTAATAACCTATTGAATCTTTTGAATACTTACTAAATGGAGGTGAAACAATTTACCCGAAAATTAAGAAACAGATAATGTTAATTACGGTAACTTTGGTCTTTGCAATGATTGCCTGTGGAGCAGTATCTGCAGGGGAACCACTGGTTGACAACCAGAGTGGTACAGTCTCGGGAGGCTTGTATGTTAACGCCAGCACAGACTGGGGACCAACAACATACACTCAGAGCAATACACTACCTAACTACACCAGTATCCAGTCAGCTAAGGTCTACGTGAACACCTATTCCGGGTCTGGTAATCCAACCTATGCCCTGGATCAAAACACTAAGATCGATGCCAATGGTGATGGGGACTACGATGATGCCGGCGAGAACCTGGGAACAGAACACCTGGTCTGGACTGGAGAAAGTACCACCAATGACCCCACAGTCTATCCAATGAATGACCATGTTACAAGGTGCTACAGTGACTACCAAAGTGTATACGATGTCACCAACCTCATAACAGGTAACAACGTCAATATTCAGGTGACCAATACTGCAGTTGATGGATACAATTTTGATGGACGTATCAAGATGATTGCACTGGCGGTGGCCTACAACGATGGAGACAATGACAAGGTAGATTACTGGGTGCTAAATGGACAGGATTGGATCGCTGGGGGCGGTGATCCTTCTACTTCAACATTCAACACCACACGGGTTGAAACAGGATTCAGTAATGCCACTCTCGATACCGTAGCTGCTTCCAGCGCAGATGGGACCTACAGATTCAATGAAAACACAGTATCAGGTAACCTAACTGAAACAGCTGGTTACTACAAGGAACACCAATGGGATGTGTCTAACTACATCACACCTGGTGCCAGCAGTAACTTAACTTACACTCCTGGAAGTGGAAGCTTAAAAATGATCCTGGCTACACTATCTATCCGTGAAGCAGCATCAACACCTGCACCAGAAGCAAACTTCACAGCTAACACCACTACCATCATCAGGAACAACACTGTGCAGTTTACCGACTCATCCACTGGCATTCCAACCAGCTGGGCCTGGGACTTCGGTGATGGTGGAACTTCAACTCTACAGAACCCTACCCACACTTACACCACTGCTGGAAACTACACTGTGAGTCTAACAGCCACCAATGCTGGTGGAAGTGACACTGAAACCAAAACAGGCTACATCACTGCAGTACCAAACGTGGATCTGTACGCAAGTGGCCTGGTTAACACTTCTCCGGCTTATGTTTTCCCCGGTCAAAACAACACAGTCACAGTTGCAGGCATAAAAAACCAGGGAAAAGACACCGCCACCGACATACTGGTGTACATTTACGCCAGTGATGTGAATGGTGGAACCACACCCGTGGCCAGCACAACCATTAGTTCACTGGCAGCAGGTGCAACAGCATCAACCTTAAGCCTAATTGACCCCACAATACGACCAATAACCGCAGATACAGTTTATGGATCCAGCAATGTATCTAAAATAACCTACAGAGTTGTATTAGACCCACTTAACACCATCCTTGAAACTAACGAAGCCAATAATAACAAAACCAGTACCCTTAAATCGGTCCTGTATAATGGGTATTGCGGTCAGGGATTATACGAGTACAACGGTACTGACATCAACACCCAGCATGTCTATGATATCCGTGGGGATATTGTGTACTACACCCAACCAGAAAGTGCCTACAAAGGAGTAGGATGGACCACCAGGACTGAAATTTGGAACAGCAGTAATCTGTCTGTGCCCAACACCGGAACCATCGAAGATGTTTGGCTGTACTTACCATACAACTGGGACTACACCGATGACGGAAACCCTAACTGGACCATAGTATTCAATGGTGTGGATATCACCAACAGTTCCGTTGCATGGTACCTTGACCAGAGTAACTACGGAGCATACGCAAACTACAAATATGGCCTGATGGTTTTCAATGTCACCAGCCTGTTCAATCGCAATGGCGAAAACAGCCTGGTCATGAACCCACTTGACGGTAACAAGAATGCCCTGTACCCCAGTACTCTGGCAATAGTTTATTCAGACCCTAATGCAACCCGTAAGCAGATATTCATTGGTGAACAGTGCGATGAACTGGGACTATCACAATCCAGTTACGGAACCACACTGGAAGAAGCAACAGCCTATGCAAATTTCACAGGTATGACCATTGACCTGGCTAACGTTACAAGCGCCACACTGCACAGTTTCGCAGGTAGTGCCGGTCCAAATGAAGGAAACCTACTCTTCAACGGCAACACCATAGCACTAGCAGCCTGGCAGGGAACCAGCAGCACGGCTTCAGCTCTGGTAGCTAATGTTAAAAACTACTTAACTGCCACTGGCAATGTAGCTGCAATTCAGGGAACCACCAGCGGTGGAATGGACACACTACAACAATTCCTGGTAGTTGAATACGCTGATGCAGCACCAGTTGCAGGTTTCACAGCTAACACTACCATTGGAAATGTACCTTTAGCTGTACAGTTTACTGATGCTTCAACGGGATACGTGTCCAGTTATGCTTGGGATTTTGACAACGACGGTATCACTGACAGCACAGATAAAAACCCATCATACACTTACAGTGCTCCTGGAACTTACACTGTTAAATTAACGGTGACAAACTCTGGAGGTAGTGATGAAGAGGTTAAAACAGGTTACATAACTGTTAACGGTGCAGACCTGATAATAACTGGTATCAACCCTAACGTGGGAACTGGTGCAGCATTCTTCGCAAACGAACCTAACGTGATTTCTGTAACTGTTAAAAACAATGGTACAGTTACTTCCGAAGCAACTACTATGAATGTTGAAGTTAGTGGAGTTACTTACACTGTGGATGTGCCTGCAATTGCTGCAGGGGCCAGTACTACAGTGACTGTGACCGACACTGCATCACACAGTGGAGGAGACAGTGTACCAGTTAATGCCAATGCCAACCCAAACAAAAACATACCAGAAACCAACACCACCAACAACAGCTTTTCAACCAGCCTGACTGTTTACAACAATGGTTACAAAGGTAAACAGTATACTGATGAAGATAAACTGAACTCAATGGAAACCCAGCAAACCTGGGAAGGAAATTATGATGTGATCTACAGCAGTGGTAACACTGCCTACAACAGTGCTAACTGGAGTGAAAAAACTTACCAGTGGACTTCTTCTGATCTGGTTATACCAGCAGGTGCCACCGTGGTTAGTGCACGACTGTACCAGAGTTATAACTACAATCAGATGAGTGCTGATCCATCCTGGACCATGAACTTCAATGGTAATTTGGTGAGTGCAATAGCTACTTACAAGGATGCCAAAGGATTCGGTAGTTACAACTTCCCATATGGATTATACGTATATGATGTGACCAGTCTGTTCAACAGTGCTGGTAACAGTATGACTATAACTCCAGAGGCAGGAAACAACTACGCACTCTACGGAGCATACCTCATTGTAGTTTACCAGGACAACACCACCACAATGAAGAAGATTTACATCAACGATGGTTTCGACATGCTCTGCAGCAGGGAAACTTACTCAGTAAACGATACTGAAGCAACATCCAATTCTAACTTCCAGGATGTGAACACCAGTAACCTGGGTAATGCTAAAGCCATTGCCATACTGGCCTCAGCCGGTGATAATG belongs to uncultured Methanobacterium sp. and includes:
- a CDS encoding DUF3344 domain-containing protein, giving the protein MLITVTLVFAMIACGAVSAGEPLVDNQSGTVSGGLYVNASTDWGPTTYTQSNTLPNYTSIQSAKVYVNTYSGSGNPTYALDQNTKIDANGDGDYDDAGENLGTEHLVWTGESTTNDPTVYPMNDHVTRCYSDYQSVYDVTNLITGNNVNIQVTNTAVDGYNFDGRIKMIALAVAYNDGDNDKVDYWVLNGQDWIAGGGDPSTSTFNTTRVETGFSNATLDTVAASSADGTYRFNENTVSGNLTETAGYYKEHQWDVSNYITPGASSNLTYTPGSGSLKMILATLSIREAASTPAPEANFTANTTTIIRNNTVQFTDSSTGIPTSWAWDFGDGGTSTLQNPTHTYTTAGNYTVSLTATNAGGSDTETKTGYITAVPNVDLYASGLVNTSPAYVFPGQNNTVTVAGIKNQGKDTATDILVYIYASDVNGGTTPVASTTISSLAAGATASTLSLIDPTIRPITADTVYGSSNVSKITYRVVLDPLNTILETNEANNNKTSTLKSVLYNGYCGQGLYEYNGTDINTQHVYDIRGDIVYYTQPESAYKGVGWTTRTEIWNSSNLSVPNTGTIEDVWLYLPYNWDYTDDGNPNWTIVFNGVDITNSSVAWYLDQSNYGAYANYKYGLMVFNVTSLFNRNGENSLVMNPLDGNKNALYPSTLAIVYSDPNATRKQIFIGEQCDELGLSQSSYGTTLEEATAYANFTGMTIDLANVTSATLHSFAGSAGPNEGNLLFNGNTIALAAWQGTSSTASALVANVKNYLTATGNVAAIQGTTSGGMDTLQQFLVVEYADAAPVAGFTANTTIGNVPLAVQFTDASTGYVSSYAWDFDNDGITDSTDKNPSYTYSAPGTYTVKLTVTNSGGSDEEVKTGYITVNGADLIITGINPNVGTGAAFFANEPNVISVTVKNNGTVTSEATTMNVEVSGVTYTVDVPAIAAGASTTVTVTDTASHSGGDSVPVNANANPNKNIPETNTTNNSFSTSLTVYNNGYKGKQYTDEDKLNSMETQQTWEGNYDVIYSSGNTAYNSANWSEKTYQWTSSDLVIPAGATVVSARLYQSYNYNQMSADPSWTMNFNGNLVSAIATYKDAKGFGSYNFPYGLYVYDVTSLFNSAGNSMTITPEAGNNYALYGAYLIVVYQDNTTTMKKIYINDGFDMLCSRETYSVNDTEATSNSNFQDVNTSNLGNAKAIAILASAGDNGKSKFYFNGVEYTGFWNQYQNGPQTGFSTYDVTSALTNGLNTAGIQSYDPTPGNTTTYGDNMYVLGSILVAAYGPSDLTITNVNGLPANPVVGQTYTINSTITNNGAKDSGAFNVKFAGIGTQRISNLAAGTSTVLSWTWTPTTSGLFAININADRNNEVTESNENNNIYTQNVTVTDPRPDITITDVQGIPANPIAGQTYTLTVTVANIGNSAASGFNVKFAGVGTQRIDSLAAGATTTLTWIWTPTKAGDYTFSINSDRNNEITESNEANNIYTQTVIVTDNRPDITITDVTGIPANPVAGQTYTITVTVANAGNSAASGFNVKFAGNGTQRIDSLAAGATTTLTWTWTPVTGTNTININADRNYEITEANEANNIYLQTVSVS